A stretch of Lathyrus oleraceus cultivar Zhongwan6 chromosome 6, CAAS_Psat_ZW6_1.0, whole genome shotgun sequence DNA encodes these proteins:
- the LOC127094040 gene encoding serine/threonine-protein phosphatase 7 long form homolog has product MSLLTMGDEHRGTIENISTFDPKRFRCRVHEYVPHDPLIEPYIRGCGFGNLLNIVSYSVDYKFILALLERWRPETHTFHLPIGECTVTLEDVYMLLGLRIDGKAVNGKVNHVNDICNELLGAPLLDDEPEGDTSSQARGQVCMEAISGSGS; this is encoded by the exons ATGTCTTTGTTaactatgggcgatgaacacagaggcacaatcgagaatatctcgacattt gatccgaagcggtttagatgtcgtgtacatgaatatgtaccccacgatcctttaatagaaccatatattagaggatgtggatttggaaatctcctaaacattgtttcgtactcggtggactacaagttcatcctagctttgttggagaggtggagacccgagacccacacatttcaccttccgattggtgagtgtaccgtcacacttgaggacgtgtacatgctgTTGGGCCTtcgtatagatggaaaggcagtCAATGGGAAAGTTAACCATGTCAACGACATATGCAATGAATTActgggtgcccctttgttagatGACGAACCTGAGGGAGACACATCCagtcaagcaagggggcaag TTTGTATGGAGGCCATATCTGGAtctggatcatga